TTCAGGGGACAAAACCACCAGTCAACCATAAAATTACAATCCCCAGTTATGGAATTGGTTCGTTACAACAGGATAACATGGGAAAACCAATTATTCATCATATTTCCTTTGGTATAGCATTACAGGCAGTGGCTCTAACGAGTAAAAATCccctttcttgatttttattatgagTTAGGCATCTCTCTTTTCTGGACCTTACCAAAATAGAGCAGGTaactttttattgaaattttgccTACGAACCCTACAAGTTGGGGTGAGGGTGGGGGTGAGGGTTGTGtgtgcagagagagagagagagggaggagcgcgagggagggagggaggagagAAGGTACCAATGGTGAAGCAGCTGAACATTTTTTCAAGAGCAGATGAGAGTTCCAGATAGTTGCTGTAAGTTTTAAGGTCAACCTTCCTAAGGTATGGAGCACCATCCATGCTAACCTTTACGTACAGGCAACCATATCCTGATTTGCCTTCGACATCTTCATTGTTCTTCACCAAACTAGAGGCCATGGTATTCTTCCGGAATGAGCGAATTGGTGGCCATCCTACCACCTGTGCCCTGTTACAAAAACTTTTTGATCAGCAATTCACCAAAGTTACCATAACATGTAGATATGTTGATTGACCAAGACAAATAAGGTAAAGGCTAACGCTGTTTtgattggggaaaaaaaatcaagctcgAAGATTTCATAAATTGCATGCAAAAGATCCACAAAGATAGAAGAAATACCCACTACTTATTTTCATCAGTTTATGTAAGGACCTCCCAAATTCTTCGGAGTAAATCACTTTGAAGACCACATACgagaaaaattattacaatcaACATGCAAATTTATAACCATGATAAATATCACATCACAGTGACACCATAAACAAGAGGTTAGGCATGATCCAATATACAGACATCAACCACTTGAAAGCGAAAAAAATTCTAACCAGAAATCAGTTGGTGAACATAATTCAAGGAAATGACCAAACtgacaagaaaataaatccaaGAAGCACACAATTAGGAagggaaaagaaattaaacttaACATCAATCCTTTCATTCCAAGGTTCTCAGAAACTAAGTTAAATACACTCAACTGAACTATATGCAGCAATATGGCTAAAGATGAGGTTCGTAAGTCCATTTATGTTTCCCATGCCaagccaaaacaaaacaaattttaatacaGCTTGGTTTGCTCACAGCTGCATTTTCTTGGAACTAATGGTCTGGTTTTCCTCCTCTTCTCCACAATTCGCACAGAAATTAAAGATTGGCCACAGCAACAAACACATATGAAACCAAAAGACAacacaataaagaaaataacttgAAGAGCAGAAAGGCAATTAAAGCGAGCTTACTTTGCAGAAGGGGCACTGCTGTTCTCATTTGCAGCAGCCACTGGGCTGATTTTCTCTTGAACTGGCTTTGGAGATTGAGCAACATCATCTTTCTTTGCAGGTCCTGCAACACAAGATTTCTGGGAATTACCATTATCACCTCTGGGAGAAAACAAAATAGCTCCTTTACCCAAATCAACTTCAGATCCATTACTCCCAGAGAAAACCCATTTCCCAGAAGACCCAACAATGGCATCTGAGAAACCTCTCTTAGTTCCTGACACTAAATTCTTTAGCGACCTAAGAGGATAACCATTAGTGTTGTTGGTGTCAATATCTTTTCCAAAAAGAGACACCCCAGCTGCAGGTAGTGTTAGTTTTCTCTCTGGAGACTGAGACCCTGGCAAGCCAAGCCTTAGCTCAGTTTCTTTCAAGTTGAGAGAAGTATTGGTGCTGGTGCTGTTGCTGTTGATATTCTCTTCAGTGGAGAGggtagaggaggaagaggagagcTTGTCAGAGATTTTTTCCATTGAAGGAGTCTCTGACAAGCCTATGTAATCATGTTCCTTTGGAATAGAAGACATCAAAGTTGGTCACAGAAGTAGTGAAAATATAGAGCAGCAGAAGGTTGAGAGGTTTTTGCACAATGAAAAGAGAGAATATACAGAATGGtttcagagagagagattagagagagagggagaggctgTCTTGTTGGCTTGCTTCTGCAAGTGCTGGCTTTTGTTAATGCAGGAAAGAACCTTCTTCGCCCTGTTGTTGCtactttgctttttctttttaaaaaaaaaatataaaatctggGGATCAAATTTTGTTAAGAACTATCATTAATCTTTAAGGTAAAAGTTAAAAGGGTTAATCTGATTATTACTCGGGTGTGCTCTGTACAAAGTTATAAAATATAGCTTACATTTCATATCGAAGTGATGGATTAAACAAGTTAGTCCAAAGTCATGGACttataatgatttaaaatactATCATTTAAGATTTGatagtataattataattattttttaaaataattttttatgttaaattatattaaaataattttttatttttttaaatcagtgtacaaacacaatttaaataaataaaaaattaaatttttattaaactcagATTACATCATATCTCTAAACATTCtcttaaaaagaatataatgacattattttataaaaaaataaaaaggtgaaTCACATGTTATAAATTAATCCAGCAAATCGACTAAATCACGctatattatcatttatttagtcactatataaaaataatcataataaaactGGCTTATAAATATATCCTAGCCGTCGAATAaaagcagaaacaaaaaaaataaaaaacactataaaccTTGTTTTTGTGCAAAATCTCTTTCAT
This region of Populus alba chromosome 3, ASM523922v2, whole genome shotgun sequence genomic DNA includes:
- the LOC118037966 gene encoding auxin-responsive protein IAA27 isoform X1 produces the protein MSSIPKEHDYIGLSETPSMEKISDKLSSSSSTLSTEENINSNSTSTNTSLNLKETELRLGLPGSQSPERKLTLPAAGVSLFGKDIDTNNTNGYPLRSLKNLVSGTKRGFSDAIVGSSGKWVFSGSNGSEVDLGKGAILFSPRGDNGNSQKSCVAGPAKKDDVAQSPKPVQEKISPVAAANENSSAPSAKAQVVGWPPIRSFRKNTMASSLVKNNEDVEGKSGYGCLYVKVSMDGAPYLRKVDLKTYSNYLELSSALEKMFSCFTIGQCGSHGLRGQDGLTESRLKDILHGSEYVLTYEDKDGDWMLVGDVPWEMFTASCRRLRIMKGSEAIGLGTGLDELAKLLFVSSYLNMYAFA
- the LOC118037966 gene encoding auxin-responsive protein IAA27 isoform X3, coding for MSSIPKEHDYIGLSETPSMEKISDKLSSSSSTLSTEENINSNSTSTNTSLNLKETELRLGLPGSQSPERKLTLPAAGVSLFGKDIDTNNTNGYPLRSLKNLVSGTKRGFSDAIVGSSGKWVFSGSNGSEVDLGKGAILFSPRGDNGNSQKSCVAGPAKKDDVAQSPKPVQEKISPVAAANENSSAPSAKAQVVGWPPIRSFRKNTMASSLVKNNEDVEGKSGYGCLYVKVSMDGAPYLRKVDLKTYSNYLELSSALEKMFSCFTIGQCGSHGLRGQDGLTESRLKDILHGSEYVLTYEDKDGDWMLVGDVPWEIEHMF
- the LOC118037966 gene encoding auxin-responsive protein IAA27 isoform X2, which codes for MSSIPKEHDYIGLSETPSMEKISDKLSSSSSTLSTEENINSNSTSTNTSLNLKETELRLGLPGSQSPERKLTLPAAGVSLFGKDIDTNNTNGYPLRSLKNLVSGTKRGFSDAIVGSSGKWVFSGSNGSEVDLGKGAILFSPRGDNGNSQKSCVAGPAKKDDVAQSPKPVQEKISPVAAANENSSAPSAKAQVVGWPPIRSFRKNTMASSLVKNNEDVEGKSGYGCLYVKVSMDGAPYLRKVDLKTYSNYLELSSALEKMFSCFTIGQCGSHGLRGQDGLTESRLKDILHGSEYVLTYEDKDGDWMLVGDVPWEMFTASCRRLRIMKGSEAIGLAPRAMEKCKNRN